The proteins below come from a single Ovis aries strain OAR_USU_Benz2616 breed Rambouillet chromosome 18, ARS-UI_Ramb_v3.0, whole genome shotgun sequence genomic window:
- the CLEC14A gene encoding C-type lectin domain family 14 member A translates to MRPALALCFLWQAFWPRPGRGEHPTADRAGCLASGACYSLHHATFKRQEAQEACNLRHGALSTVRGGTELRAVLALLRVGPGPGGGSKDLLFWVALERRRSVCTLENEPLRGFSWLSPDVGGSESDTLKWVEEPQRSCTVRRCAGLLATGGIEPAGWKEMRCHQRADGYLCKYQFQSVCPAPRPGAALNLSYRAPFQLHSAALDFSPPGTEVSALCPGQLSITATCTADEVGARWEGIPSGAELCPCPGRYLRAGKCAELPDCLDDVGGFACECAEGFVLGKDRLSCVTNGEGQPTPGGTPVLTWHPPATAASLAPKGTWSPSVQERPGEIPNAPGQGSATASFPEIPRWGAQSTLSTLQMSPQTEVKADVNSSGTAFPKVNATSPSDNPQSFDSSTVVFVLVSMAVVVLVILTVTVLGLFKLCFHRSPSPQQRKGPLASPGTEGDAEVAPLSSSSARCTDDGVKAGDYGLRDRVEGASLTGSSLGSGDT, encoded by the coding sequence ATGAGGCCGGCGCTCGCCCTGTGCTTCCTCTGGCAGGCTTTCTGGCCCCGGCCCGGCCGTGGCGAGCACCCCACCGCCGACCGCGCGGGCTGCTTGGCCTCGGGGGCCTGCTACAGCCTGCACCACGCTACCTTCAAGCGGCAGGAGGCCCAGGAGGCCTGCAACCTGCGTCATGGGGCGCTCAGCACGGTGCGCGGGGGCACGGAGCTCCGCGCGGTGCTCGCGCTCCTGCGGGTGGGCCCGGGGCCAGGAGGGGGCTCCAAAGACCTTCTCTTCTGGGTGGCACTGGAGCGCCGAAGATCCGTCTGCACCCTGGAGAATGAGCCTTTGCGGGGTTTCTCCTGGTTGTCCCCCGACGTCGGCGGGTCGGAAAGCGACACGCTGAAGTGGGTGGAGGAGCCCCAACGCTCCTGCACCGTTCGGAGGTGCGCGGGACTCCTGGCCACCGGGGGAATCGAGCCCGCGGGCTGGAAGGAGATGCGATGCCACCAGCGCGCCGACGGCTACCTGTGCAAGTACCAGTTCCAGAGCGTGTGCCCCGCACCGCGCCCCGGGGCCGCTTTGAACTTGAGCTACCGCGCGCCCTTCCAGCTGCACAGCGCGGCGCTGGACTTCAGTCCCCCGGGGACGGAGGTGAGTGCGCTCTGCCCTGGGCAGCTCTCCATCACGGCCACCTGCACCGCGGACGAGGTTGGCGCGCGCTGGGAAGGGATACCCTCCGGGGCCGAGCTCTGTCCCTGTCCCGGGAGGTATCTACGGGCTGGCAAGTGCGCTGAGCTCCCTGATTGCCTAGACGACGTCGGAGGCTTTGCTTGCGAGTGTGCTGAGGGTTTCGTGCTGGGGAAAGACAGACTCTCCTGTGTAACCAATGGGGAAGGACAGCCGACCCCTGGAGGGACCCCGGTGCTCACCTGGCACCCTCCAGCCACTGCAGCCAGCCTCGCGCCGAAGGGAACGTGGTCACCCAGTGTCCAGGAGAGGCCAGGAGAGATACCCAATGCCCCTGGACAAGGCAGTGCAACAGCATCTTTTCCCGAGATACCTCGGTGGGGAGCACAGAGCACGCTATCTACCCTTCAGATGTCCCCTCAAACAGAGGTAAAGGCGGACGTGAACTCTTCAGGAACAGCCTTTCCCAAGGTTAATGCTACGTCTCCCTCGGACAACCCCCAGTCTTTCGATTCTTCCACCGTGGTCTTCGTACTTGTGAGCATGGCTGTAGTAGTGCTGGTGATACTGACCGTGACAGTGCTGGGGCTTTTCAAACTCTGCTTCCACAGGAGCCCTTCCCCTCAACAAAGAAAGGGGCCTTTGGCCTCGCCAGGCACGGAGGGTGATGCTGAGGTGGCTCCTCTGAGCTCCAGCTCTGCACGTTGCACGGACGATGGGGTGAAGGCCGGGGACTATGGTCTGCGGGACAGAGTAGAGGGAGCCTCATTGACGGGGTCCTCTCTTGGCTCTGGTGACACATAG